ACAACAACGCCTATCTCGTGACGTGCACGACGACGGGTGCGCAGACTCTCGTCGACCCTGCGGCCGACTCGGACGCCCTGCTGGCGCTCGTCCGCGAGGGCAGCGGCTCCGCTCGTCTCGACGCGATCCTCGTGACGCACCGCCACCGCGACCACGTCGGGGCCCTGTGGGACATGCACGCCGTGACCGGCGCGCCCGTCGCGGTGGGCGACGCGGACGCGGACGACGTCGCCCACCGCTGCGACGTCGTCGTCGCCAGACGGTTGCGCCACCTCGACACGGTGCGGGTGGGTGCGCTCACCCTCGAGGCCGTGGAGCTTCGCGGCCACACCCCGGGATCCATGACGTTCGTGCTCGCGGTGCCCGGTGTGGCCGTGCAGCTGTTCACCGGCGACTCGCTCTTCCCCGGTGGCGTCGGCAAGACGTCGTCGCCCGACGACTTCCGGTCGCTCCTCGGCGACGTCCGGACACGTCTCTTCGACCGCTTCCCCGACGAGACCGTGGTTCGGCCCGGACACGGCGACGACACGACTCTCGGGCGCGAGCGTCCGCACCTCGCGGAGTGGGAGGCACGCGGCTGGTGACGGCGGACCGCGACGTTCACGTACCGGTGGTCCCGCGCGGCGCGGACACGCGCCCTGCTTGGATGTCCTCATGACTGTCTACGCCGTCGAGTACACGTACACGAACGACACCGAGACGCGCGACCGCGTCCGGCCGGAGCACCGCGCCTACCTGCGATCGAGGCTCGAGGCTGGGGACCTGCTCGCCTCGGGCCCCTTCACCGAGGGCGGCGCGCTGCTGCTCTTCTCCGCCGCGTCCCGTGGCGCGCTCGACGCGTTGCTCGCGGGCGACCCGTTCGCCTCGGCCGGCGTGATCGAGTCGGTGGTCGTGCGCGAGTGGGACCCGGTCATCGGTCCGTGGGCCTCCTGACGGGGCCGAGCGACCTGGACGACGTGCGCCCGACCACCGTCCAGGTGGTCGGGCGCACGTGGACGTCGGTCGCGCGTCAGGCCTGACCGGAGCGCTCGGCCGCTTCGGCTTGCGCGGCCGTCTTGCGGTCGTGCTTGTTCTTCAGCAGGCTCGCGACCGTCACGACGACGAGCGTGCCGATGATGACGATGAGCGAGGTCGCGGTCGAGATCTCGGGCGCCCAGGTGATGTGCTCACCGCCGTTGATGAACGGCAGCTCGTTGACGTGCATCGCGTGGAAGACGAGCTTCACGCCGATGAAGGCGAGGATGACACCGAGCCCCTGCGCGAGGTAGACGAGCCGGTCGAGCAGGCCACCGATGAGGAAGTAGAGCTGGCGCAGCCCGAGGAGCGCGAGGGCGTTCGCCATGAAGACGATGTACGGCTCCTGCGTGAGGCCGTAGATCGCGGGGATCGAGTCGAGCGCGAAGAGAACGTCGGTGAAGCCGATCGCGACCATGACGACGAGCATCGGCGTGATGAACCGCTTGCCGTCGATCTTCACGGTCAGCCGGTCCTCGTTGTACTCGTCGGTCGTCGGGACGAACCGCTTGAGGAGGGCCACGGCCTTGCCGCCGGGGATCGAGTCGTCCGACTCCTCCTCGGGCATGACCTGCTTCCAGGCGGTCCACAGCAGGATCGCCCCGAAGATGTAGAAGACCCAGGAGAACGTGTTGAGCGCGGCCGCGCCGAGCAGGATGAACACGGTGCGGAGCACGAGGGCGATCACGACGCCGACGAGCAGGACCTTCTGCTGGTACGCCCGCGGCACGCGGAACGACGTCATGATCATCAGGAACACGAACAGGTTGTCGACCGAGAGGCTCTTCTCGGTGATGTACCCGGCGAAGAACTCGCCGCCGTGCTCGGGCCCGATGACGATGAGGAAGACGACGCCGAAGACCACGGCGAGCGCGATGTAGATCGACGACCAGATCGCTGACTCGCGGAACGTGGGCTCGTGGGGCGTCCGCACGTGCGCGTAGAAGTCGAAGATGACGAGGCCGAGGACGGCAGCGGCTGAGATCAGCCAGACGGACATGTGGATATCAAGCACCGATGATCCTCCGGTACGCGTAGCGGTGTACCGGAGGTCTCTCCCGCCCGGGCCACGTCTCGCGTGACCGTGCTCGGACCGATGGCACCGGGAGGGCTACCGAGCCCGCCGTGGTGACGACGCCACCGTGTCAGGGATACTCCCCTCCAACAACTCGCCCACTGTAATCCATGGGCGCGCGCCTGGCAGCGGCGCGTGTCAAGCGGTGGCGCTCCTCATCTGTCGCAGCTCCTTCTTGAGGCCCCCGATCTCGTCACGCAGGCGCGCGGCGAGCTCGAACTGCAGCTCTGCCGCTGCGGCGTGCATCTGGTCGGTGAGCTCCTGGATGAGTCCTGCGAGGTCGGTCGCGGCCGCGACCCCCGGCCGGTCGCCTGCGGGTGCGGGCGTGGCGGGAGCTGCCTTGCCGCCACGGGCGGGCTTCCGGTAACCCCCGGCGAGGAGCTCCTGGGTGTCGAGGTCCTCGCGGGCGAGCATGTCCGTGACGTCGGCGATCTTCTTCCGCAGCGGGGTGGGGTCGATCCCGTGCTCGGTGTTGTAGGCGATCTGCTTCGCACGGCGGCGCTCGGTCTCCTCGATCGCGAGGGCCATCGCGGGCGTGATCTTGTCCGCGTACATGTGGACCTGGCCCGAGACGTTGCGGGCGGCACGACCGATCGTCTGGATGAGCGACTTGCCCGACCGGAGGAAGCCCTCCTTGTCGGCGTCGAGGATCGCGACGAGGGACACCTCGGGCAGGTCGAGCCCCTCGCGCAGGAGGTTGATGCCGACGAGGACGTCGTAGACGCCGAGGCGCAGGTCCCGGAGCAGCTCGACGCGGGCGAGCGTGTCGACGTCGGAGTGCAGATAGCGGACGCGCACCCCCTTGTCGAGGAAGTAGTCCGTGAGGTCCTCAGCCATCTTCTTGGTCAGCGTGGTGACGAGCACGCGCTCGTCCTTCTCGACGCGCTGGCGGATCTCCTCGAGCAGGTCGTCGATCTGGCCCTTGGTCGGCTTCAC
This genomic window from Flavimobilis soli contains:
- a CDS encoding YciI family protein, whose translation is MTVYAVEYTYTNDTETRDRVRPEHRAYLRSRLEAGDLLASGPFTEGGALLLFSAASRGALDALLAGDPFASAGVIESVVVREWDPVIGPWAS
- a CDS encoding TerC family protein, which translates into the protein MSVWLISAAAVLGLVIFDFYAHVRTPHEPTFRESAIWSSIYIALAVVFGVVFLIVIGPEHGGEFFAGYITEKSLSVDNLFVFLMIMTSFRVPRAYQQKVLLVGVVIALVLRTVFILLGAAALNTFSWVFYIFGAILLWTAWKQVMPEEESDDSIPGGKAVALLKRFVPTTDEYNEDRLTVKIDGKRFITPMLVVMVAIGFTDVLFALDSIPAIYGLTQEPYIVFMANALALLGLRQLYFLIGGLLDRLVYLAQGLGVILAFIGVKLVFHAMHVNELPFINGGEHITWAPEISTATSLIVIIGTLVVVTVASLLKNKHDRKTAAQAEAAERSGQA
- a CDS encoding MBL fold metallo-hydrolase, yielding MSQADMTPDRAHVVVGGPAHVRELPGAVVRKLAVGPMDNNAYLVTCTTTGAQTLVDPAADSDALLALVREGSGSARLDAILVTHRHRDHVGALWDMHAVTGAPVAVGDADADDVAHRCDVVVARRLRHLDTVRVGALTLEAVELRGHTPGSMTFVLAVPGVAVQLFTGDSLFPGGVGKTSSPDDFRSLLGDVRTRLFDRFPDETVVRPGHGDDTTLGRERPHLAEWEARGW